TGATGAGGTCCAGGCAGATCACAATGAAGACCTCCGCCTGGAGGGGATTGTCGTGAACCAGTTTCAGGCGCAGTCCAACCTGCCGGCGCGAATCGTGGCGGAAATGAAAAAAGAAAAGCTGCCGATGTTAACCCCGATGATCAGCAGCTCGGTGGTGGTCAAAGAGTCGCACGAGGCGAACCAACCGCTGGTCTATTTCCGTCGCAGCCACAAGGTGACTCAGCAGTTCATCGAGCTCCATAAGAAGCTCCGCCGCCGCCGGGTCTGAGTCAGGAGGCTTCCTGCCTCGCCCGCCGGGCGGTATGAACCCGCTCGTGCTCCAAAAGCCACTGCTTGCGCCACAGCCCTCCGCCATAGCCGGTCAACGAACCGTCGGCACCGATAACCCGGTGGCAAGGCACCACAATCGACAGCGTATTGGCACCGTTGGCGCGAGCCACAGCTCGGCTTGAGCCGGGCCTGCCAAGCTGCCTCGCCAGCGCTCCATAGCTCCGGGTTTCACCGGCCGGAATCGCCTGCAGCGCATCCCACACCGAACGGGTAAAAGCGCTTGCCGGCGGGCTGCCGGATGTCCCGCAGGGCGTTTGGAAAAGAGTGATCTGGCCAGAAAAGTAGTCTTTGAGCTCAGCGCTGATCTGGTCGATCAGTGGGTTCGGAGCGATTCCGAGAGGCCCGCGATGAGCCTGCAGGCGTTTGAGCTCCCCGGGCAGGCCTTTTCGGTCGTGAAACTCCAGGAGGTGAAGGGCCTGCTCATCAGCAACCGCAATCATCGGACCCAGCGGCGTCTCGACCCAGCCACAGCAGAGTTTATGGGCCTTGCTCAAGCTCGATGGCGGCTGGCCGGTGAGCCGGGCGATGGCCTGGCGAAAGCCACTGGCGGAGTCGAACCCTGCCTGCTGCTGCGCATCGATGATCGCCGAACCCTGGGCGATCTGCTCCATGCCGCTGCGCAGGCGTCGCAGCCGGGCCATTTCGAGGAAAGTCATGCCGTAATGGCGTTTAAAGGTGCGTCGCACGGTGGAAGGATCCAGCCCAAGCTGCTGAATGTCCGCCTCTCGCCAGCGCCGAGTCGGGTCCTCTTCCAGTGCCGCAAGCAGGCGACTGACCAGCGGGTCCTCAGCTGAGATCGGGTGTAACGGTCGGCAGCGACGGCATGGCCGGAAGCCTGCGTCCAGACAGTCCGCGATGTTGTCGAAGAAACGGCAGTTCTCGGCCTTCGGCTTGCGGGCTGTGCAGCTCAGTCGACAAAAGATACCGGTACTGGTGACGCCAACCCAGGCGATGCCTTCGTAGCTGCGGTCTCGCTTCAGCAGCGCGTCGTAGAGGATCTGGTCATCGGGCAGTTGAAATAACATGCCATAGTAATAGCACGAAGCCCGTTTCCAGGTCGCCGGAGATCGGGCAGCGAATTGGGCTGCCCTGAGCTCGGTGGCCGGTGTCGCTAGAGGCTGGCGACCAGATTGTTAGACCGGTTGAGATCTCGCGCGAGCTGCCGTGCCAGCGGCGACAGATCCTGGCCCTGGTGTCCGAAGAGCGCCAGGGCGCCAGCACCGGTTGGCATCATCTGCACCGTGACCTGATCCATGGAAAAGTTGTGCTTTTCCTCCATGGGCTCTCCTGGCATCAGCATAACGGTCACCTTGTCGCCCGTATCGTCGGTCAGAACGAGGTGTAGTCCGCGCTTCTCGCCGATCACACACGGGCTCAAGTAGGTGACGTCCGCGATCGCTTCTTCCAGACTCACGCCCTGAGACGTAAAGCCCTGGGCAACCATCGGCGGTGGGAGCGGTCGGTCATTGGCGAACGCAGCGGGCTCGGGATGCTCCAGGTGCGCCACAAAAGCCTCGCGCGCGAAGGCATCCACCTGAGGTCCTCGGGGCAGGATGACCGAAGCGACGCCAACCAGCACAAGCACCGCGGCCGCCATCGCCAGCCACGTGGGCGGGCGATAGCTATGTGAGCTCTCCTCGTCCGTGAAGCAATGCGCAAGAATGGTCTCGACGGATGGGGACGGGACCGGAACTCGCAAGGCACTCTCAAGCTTGTCCTCGAATTCCTGCGCAGCGGCATGTGCGCTGGCGTTTTGGATGGAGCTTCGGCTCGCTTCCAGGAACTCCGGCTCACGGCTGCGTGGGTCGGCATTCAGGTAAATTTTGTACTGTTCGAAATCCATTTTCGCTGTTTACTACTTAGCCGCGCGCGTGCGCGGGCGATGGTTATAAGGTCAGACACCCATAAGACCCGGCATTGCCGGTTTTTCTTTCATGAATTTCTAACAATTTTTGCGGCGAGTCCCATAGCCAGGCGAAAAAGGTATCCGAGGCGGTGTCCGGTTGACGTGAACGACCTAAAGTATTTATCAATCAGCGTGTTAGACGGGGAGGTAGTTGCTTCGTTTGATTTCTGACAGAGCGATATTCGACGTGACCTCCTGAACCCCAGGCAGCTGCGACAGCTTTTCGAAGAAAAACCGCTCATAGGCTTCGATATCCTGCGCGACGATCCGCAGCAGAAAATCAACGTTTCCCATCAGCACGTAACACTCCTGGACCTCCGGGTAGCGCTGGACCGCTTCAGAAAATGCGGTGAGGTTCGCCCGACCTTGGGTGGTGAGTTTGACCTGCGCAAAAACCATCGCCCGGAACCCGGCTTTTCGCCGATCGAGGGCCACAAACTGGTTGGGTACCAGGCCCTCATCCCGGTAGCGCTGAATGCGCCGCCAGCAGGTCGCCTGGGAGGCCCCAATCTGCTCGCCGATGGCGCCCGCGGTGATGTCCGGCACGGTTTGTAGCAGGTGCAATATCTGGCGGTCTACGCGGTCTAGCTCCATAGCAAATAAATTATACATTGAACGGCGTAATGGCAAATAAAGCTTTCACAAATAGACGAATAAGCTGCTAATTAGATAAGAAAAACCGCAGAAACCGGCGTATCGTTTCATCATCTATTCATGCGGTTATGGCTTATGGACGTCAAACAGCTTGATTTCAGCAGCAACCCCGCCTTCGACCAACACGAAGGCGTGTATTTCGCTCATGATGCACGATCTGGCCTCGAGGCGATCATCGCGATCCACTCGACGAAACTCGGTCCAGCGGCCGGCGGCTGCCGACGCTGGTCGTATGCCGATCGCGAGTCAGCCGTGACTGACGCGCTGCGCCTTGCCCGGGGTATGTCCTTCAAAAACGCGATGGCCGGCCTACCATTTGGCGGCGGTAAGGCGGTGCTGCTGGCCGACCCGAATCGGGCGCCGACAAAGTCGGAGTTTGAAGCGTTTGGGCGGTTTGTTCATGCGCTCGCGGGGCGGTATGTCACCGCCGAAGATGTCGGCGTGAGTACGGACCACATGCGGGTCGTCCGCGAGCAGACCCCTTACGTCTCCGGTCTTCCCCAGCAAGGTGATGCGGCGGGGGGCGACCCTTCGCCCTGGACAGCCTTGGGCGTGTTCTTAAGCCTTCAGCGCGCGGTTGCTCCGCTGGATCTGGCGGACCTTACGGTGGCGGTCCAGGGTGTGGGGCACGTGGGCTATCACCTGTGCAGGCTGCTCCACCACGCCGGCGCCGCCCTGATCGTCGCCGATATTCAGCCGGCCGTTACGGCAAGGGTTGTTGAGGAGTTTGGCGCCAGGGTTGTATCGGTTGACCAGATACTCACCACTTCAGCGGACGTGCTGGCGCCCTGCGCGTTGGGTGGTGCCATCAACGAGCGTTCCATCCCTGAGCTCAACGCGCGGCTGATCGCCGGCGCCGCCAACAA
The Pseudomonadota bacterium DNA segment above includes these coding regions:
- a CDS encoding DUF3379 family protein translates to MDFEQYKIYLNADPRSREPEFLEASRSSIQNASAHAAAQEFEDKLESALRVPVPSPSVETILAHCFTDEESSHSYRPPTWLAMAAAVLVLVGVASVILPRGPQVDAFAREAFVAHLEHPEPAAFANDRPLPPPMVAQGFTSQGVSLEEAIADVTYLSPCVIGEKRGLHLVLTDDTGDKVTVMLMPGEPMEEKHNFSMDQVTVQMMPTGAGALALFGHQGQDLSPLARQLARDLNRSNNLVASL
- a CDS encoding Glu/Leu/Phe/Val dehydrogenase dimerization domain-containing protein, with protein sequence MDVKQLDFSSNPAFDQHEGVYFAHDARSGLEAIIAIHSTKLGPAAGGCRRWSYADRESAVTDALRLARGMSFKNAMAGLPFGGGKAVLLADPNRAPTKSEFEAFGRFVHALAGRYVTAEDVGVSTDHMRVVREQTPYVSGLPQQGDAAGGDPSPWTALGVFLSLQRAVAPLDLADLTVAVQGVGHVGYHLCRLLHHAGAALIVADIQPAVTARVVEEFGARVVSVDQILTTSADVLAPCALGGAINERSIPELNARLIAGAANNQLAEETDATRLHDRGILLLPDYVINAGGIIAVAREYLGGSTQDDLQQEVGRIPDRVAALLKTSKALNLPPSVVADRTAQQLIGRSPMSVSAESSVGGPATVHDDAAAGHEA
- a CDS encoding trifunctional transcriptional activator/DNA repair protein Ada/methylated-DNA--[protein]-cysteine S-methyltransferase; protein product: MLFQLPDDQILYDALLKRDRSYEGIAWVGVTSTGIFCRLSCTARKPKAENCRFFDNIADCLDAGFRPCRRCRPLHPISAEDPLVSRLLAALEEDPTRRWREADIQQLGLDPSTVRRTFKRHYGMTFLEMARLRRLRSGMEQIAQGSAIIDAQQQAGFDSASGFRQAIARLTGQPPSSLSKAHKLCCGWVETPLGPMIAVADEQALHLLEFHDRKGLPGELKRLQAHRGPLGIAPNPLIDQISAELKDYFSGQITLFQTPCGTSGSPPASAFTRSVWDALQAIPAGETRSYGALARQLGRPGSSRAVARANGANTLSIVVPCHRVIGADGSLTGYGGGLWRKQWLLEHERVHTARRARQEAS
- a CDS encoding Lrp/AsnC family transcriptional regulator; the encoded protein is MELDRVDRQILHLLQTVPDITAGAIGEQIGASQATCWRRIQRYRDEGLVPNQFVALDRRKAGFRAMVFAQVKLTTQGRANLTAFSEAVQRYPEVQECYVLMGNVDFLLRIVAQDIEAYERFFFEKLSQLPGVQEVTSNIALSEIKRSNYLPV